In one window of Euwallacea similis isolate ESF13 chromosome 4, ESF131.1, whole genome shotgun sequence DNA:
- the LOC136408193 gene encoding helix-loop-helix protein delilah-like: MESLMSYADLEDINFTDSNNNDKFDNPASSKGDKYSLRPRSVRRITEKSKPLEESATQSTRHSSKLSNKPKAKSAPLSKYRRKTANARERNRMREINQAFEALRRVVPHMQVPTNSSNEKLTKITTLRLAMKYINALSTALNNPMEMTQPDYSDLDALLLESDGESLSLSDHSGSFLASPDFPEPSLSPVDFGDPSLPSLLHTDFTDHALEGTDLSEFLLT, translated from the coding sequence ATGGAGTCTTTGATGAGCTACGCTGATCTCGAAGACATCAATTTCACCGATAGCAACAATAATGATAAGTTCGATAATCCAGCTTCCTCGAAAGGAGACAAATACTCCCTGAGGCCTCGCTCAGTGAGGAGGATCACGGAAAAGTCGAAACCCTTAGAGGAATCTGCTACTCAGAGCACCCGGCATTCCTCGAAACTTTCAAATAAGCCCAAAGCGAAATCCGCGCCTCTGAGTAAGTACCGCAGGAAAACTGCTAATGCCAGGGAACGGAATCGGATGAGGGAAATCAACCAGGCCTTTGAGGCTCTAAGGCGGGTAGTACCGCATATGCAAGTACCAACTAACAGCTCTAATGAGAAACTTACGAAAATTACCACCTTGAGGTTGGCTATGAAGTACATTAACGCTTTGAGCACGGCTCTCAATAACCCAATGGAGATGACTCAACCGGATTACTCAGACTTGGATGCGCTTCTGCTGGAGTCCGATGGGGAATCTTTGTCTCTTTCGGACCACTCCGGGTCATTTTTAGCATCACCGGACTTCCCGGAGCCGTCACTTTCTCCAGTCGATTTTGGAGATCCTTCTTTACCTTCTCTACTTCATACGGACTTTACGGATCACGCCTTAGAAGGGACGGATTTAAGTGAGTTTTTATTAACGTAG